aatttatgtgtacatattttagtgacatatggatatatttttttggtttttacgtatgaatgttttattgatccatatatacgaattaagttttttatttgggcaaGTATATAACATTAGTATATATAGCACCATGTAGAAATAAACTCAAAGATTGAGTGAAATTGTCAAATGTTAAGATTTAGGAATGAGTAGAAAATGAATGTGAggtggtggttataaagagTGTGAGAGAGAGTGAAAGTCACTAAACTTTTCTACTTTGTAAgttatatttggaggaatgttaaaggatgcatacaattatgatgatgctAAATAATgcattagtttttttaaaaaaaatttaatttaataaattaaaagagacaatattaagattttaatagagattaggaactattttttagagtgccacatcatcacaatgcttgcttatgagcaactcaaccttccttttactagtaaaaacACACATATCCAATAGAAAGACTCATCTAAAAAAAACACCACCATTGCGTATTGTTACTTATCGGATATAGAATAGATCTGCTTCTTTATTGTTCCTACGAATAGAATGTCCCATTGTTACTAAAAAACAAGAACAAATATTCAttcttatatatttaataacaatactaaaaattatatatacatataatttatgtgtacatattttagtgacatatggatatatttttttggtttttacgtatgaatgttttattgatccatatatacgaattaagttttttatttgggcaagtatatggatatttaggttactcttaattatttagtcatttacgttttctattaatccatatttatcattttatatatgccaaaatatagtcttttggaattatgggggtttctttttctattcatgtattaatcattagtcatgaaatttaatttgtggaggatcaattttattttagatattttaataattaagagaagttggtaaattttcaataaaaatatggagtttttttagaggtgccacatcatcacaatgaaggcctatgagcaattcaaccttccttttactagtaaaagataaaaaacTGGATACGTTTTGCaaaattgtgttaaaaatgGTTCTAAAAGATAAATAACCACTTTTAAACATATTAGTAACCAGCTTTTAAACCTACAAATAACTAATTATTAATTTGGATTTTGAAATAACCAGTTTATAattagatataaaaaaataaccaCTTTCAAactagttttaaataaataacagATTATGTATCCATATCCAtatttataaccggtttatcTAACCGATTTATAACAAAATATGGTTATGGTTATGTATCCAAATCCATATATGTGGTTTTGGTCCGGATAtggtttggtttctcaaaataTCCGACCATGCACATCCCTAGTTTACTCGCTATCTTTTGCTTCCCGAAGGAAAAagatattaaaattattaactaATTCAAAAGTTAttaatttttgagaaaaaaatatgcaccgacaatgtaaaataattgtATACTGTCAATGAATCAGAACAATATTTTCCACCATGTCACCCCCATTTAACTCTAATAAAGTCTCAAATAATTAACACAACATGACATGAAAGGTTGAATAATTCTTATTAGCtgctaatataaaattaatttacattgaCAGAGTGCGCGTCCTATATAAGAATTAAGAAACCTTTTTTACtcaattatccaaaaaaaattaacttttttgactcaactagaacatcgactcgtgcggtgcacgggtctgattatcTGTaggatatataatgattaaataagatatgataattccaataatgtaaggtatctgaaaaaagttgagtaacattaaacgatagttcaacgataattttggaaaaatattcatacaaagaaaattatgttatattacggaagacttccttatagaccacatgcgaagtcttagtcgtgtcttcaccgtcgtcatcgattattaatatttttaatccttttccagaagtaactcttgaaattgcaacatacaactgaccatgtaaAAACACTGGGGACGAAAGATATATcacaacatgctttaaagattgtctctgactcttattaatagtcatcgcaaaagaaatcattataggaaattgtctccgttgaaatttaaaaggaattctcaggtcagatggtgtcagagaaaatctaggtatgaaaacctgatcatcaatattacttcctgaaataatttttccttccagagcacgttttctcaatatcgtaataataagtcttgttccattgcataatcctaatttttgattcaaattccttaatagcataactggaactccaactttaagtctcaacttgtgatttggaagtcccgacgtagaaatcgtgttcaaaaattcgggagtatgaacatcatccactgtttgaccgtctacattttgtgtgagtggagtatcataactcaaatatgttttttcttcaccaggaattaaatccaacatataatcatttattgtgtcgactattgaattttcaggagctagtatagctctattttggaaatacgttatatcgttcatgttttgtaaaagttggggataagtGCTTTCAAcaatagaagcaagaggatcacctgaatttggaatcaataaatctgatggaatgtcaagttctaaatcatcgtcgttgtcatctctaatttctccatcgccaacacccaaaactcattcagaaaacaatcttctttgttcaacgtctgcactcgaagcaccaccaaGAAGCCTcgtgtttttactcaatgttaaaacttcacaaaaattccaaagaaccgaagaattaatagtagtatgaacaacttctggccttgtacctttgggtattactggtagaatttgtctaaaatctacgacaaaaacaacaacttttccactgaagggaatgtgtttatttttttcatcaacagacttgagaatatcttctaaagttcgatcaacagcttcgaaacagtgtttgtgcatcattggtgcttcatcccatataatgagctttgctttttgtattaatagcgtcaaagggcttttaggaactatggtacatgttgaaaactcgtcaacatttagaggaatacaaaaccttgaatgtgctgttctaccgctaggtataagcaatgcagcgatcccacttgaggcaactgttaaaactatctcaccttttgagtgtaatgcggctgacatgaccctccagataaatgtcttccctgtaccaccataaccataaagaaaaaacgcACAAGGTTtattttcgttaactcttgtcatgattgtgtcatatactttacgttgctttgaagtcatagttgacatcaatctaacatgttcctcagctaatgattgtctgttataattcaattcgtcatgtattaaattattttgtatatcatgaactaatgatgtgtctactttaggcattggaggataatcttttaaactcttcccacaactccgtaacatcatctcaatatccgctagtgcatattgtatcaattgatcatcggttaatattaaatctgcaatgttaaaatcaaaataatgaatgtgattagtgacatgactatggttgtgtttggttgtattgcaaaaaaaaaattgatttagcagaattgagtttgatagatttgattttggttaaaaatgagttaaacaaaaattaatttatgtttggatacattaacgtaaaaataaagggtatttataaaaaatatcaattctttttcctttttttttttttgacaaaattctttttccagttttaaaaaacaacaatttaataaactgcataataaataatttaaaaagtgatataagcaaggttacacaagtaaaaaaataaacaactaatAAGTATGATTTTATAGAAATaggtgaaaatattttatacctGGAGCACCAAGCAAGCGTCTCTGTTTTTGCAAAATATCATCAATCAAAAGATGTGAAGTACTTGTCCAAACTATTTCTGGTCTGGTCAGCTGATCTGACACCAATAATGTTGCAAACTATCCTTCAAAAAGTCTCTAAACCCCCGTGGCCTGTCTCTTTTATTGGCTCTATATACTCCTTATTATCATCCAGCAAACCCCTTGCAAAACAGACTTCCTTGAAACTATCATATTTGAAATTATCCAGTGTTTTTAATTCATCAAAAGAAGTAGGACCTTTGACGTAGTTTAATAACGTCCTCAAATAAAACCCTTTCACCCGCACCAGGTGGTGCAAAGTGAACTCTTCCAATTGAAAAATCTCTTTGTCTTGGAGCCCACTGATGCAAATTTTCTTTCCACACAAACTTAGTTGGGAATTGActatatgttaaattttttgcCTTCGGAAATTTCTTGTTTGCATCCATCCATGCCAAAAATTTTGATGTGCAACTCTTTGGTTTGTTTAGAACGTCTTCAATACGCTCGCTATCTTCAAATAAAACAGCGTGCTCATCTTCAAGATGATAATTAAGTCGCTCAACCATAGGCTCTCTATAGTatatatcaaaagaaaatatccTCCAAACAGCTTCACATGCCGACAAATATCTACAATTATAATACATCTTTATTTCATCAAAACATTGTGACTTGTCGCTTCCATTACCAGATGTATAGAAATTTGCTGTAACACGATCATTGTGACTTGTCActaaatgcaaaattgtgtcGTGTGTGAAAATCCTAATATCAATACTTGAtatcataattttaatagaaataacatataaaataaaattaaatataaataattgagaattttGGTGTAAAAAACAATCTATTAAAATTTTTGGAACTATACTAACTTCGGTTACGCAAAACTCAACGCAGTAGGTCCGATATCTAATTTGCAATTCATTAACCAACTTCTCCCGATCAgataaagttttaaaataatatcgatttcaggaataaagataataaatcacaaaacagAATGAAAATTTATACACACCTCTAAGTAAATTAAGTCGAATTGTGGTGAAGTTGTTAACATaagacattgaaatgtgaaagatgcttttttttttaatagatttcaatattgttgaaggtgttatagtatatatatatatatataactttccaaattacacgtgataataactttccaaatctcacatgataattattctctaaatttatgatccggtagaaaaaaaattattgatcaggaaagacataaaaatatttcgtgatgaataatatagtcaacaataattttgatatgatatacttttaaaattgatggtgcttatcaattattgcacataattttaatcacaattggtatacttgccatagtggttggaaaggccttgcactgaagggttgcgggtttgaatcctagtcaagacaaaattgtattattttttaataaaaattacaagataaaatggagggaaaatatggaaaacaaattagggtttaggatttgcttgtgtatacaagcttataatataaaagatttaaaaaTAAACCTAACAtgcaataatttataatttatttgattgattttaTGCGTAGGATTAATGAGTGACAAGGCACCACGTAAAAACGTCCAATGAAAAATTGACAAACCAGATTTTAAATACCACATTACACAATACTACGTACTAAAACGACATCGTTTCTATGAATTCCTTTTCTAACAcgagcaacaacaacaaccccaTTATTTCAGCGTTGAAAATTCATTTGGAAATTGTTGCacttcacacacacacacaccccaCCATGGCCTCCTCCTTCAACACCTTCTTCATTTTCTCTCTCGCTTTTTTCCTCATCGCTTCACCTTTCATTCAAGGTTTGCTTCTCCACATTCTAGATCTAGATCCGTTTTCTCTATGATCCTTATGTTTCATTATTTGCATGTTACGATTACTTTTCTGGTCACCCGATTGTTTTAATTTCGCATGTATTTTTAGCTTTGATCTGATtaatcattatattttattaaaaattgatttttttattttatttgggggtttttgattttttgttgagACTATATAATGCTTTCATTACTAGTTTGAAGTCATATAGAGTGCATTTTTAATGTTGGGCATTGTTTAATCTAGTTTCATGGcacttgaatttattttatttttttttttgaggtggGGTTTTATTATTGGGTACCATTTGTGAAAGGATTCATTGAATTTGAATAGATTGAatgatgaattttttaatttagatTTCAAATGGAATTTACTACTTCACAGTGGTTGTAAATACTGAGATAGAGTTGTTTGAAGGGATTCATTGAATCTGGTtctgtttaatttaatttaatctaaaTTTCATGTTGAAGATACATACGTCCATGTTAAATCTGTATTTTTTGGATGGTGACTTGATTCAGCATTTggtttatgtattattttatttgccCTATTGGATCTTGCAATTAACTTGGTATAAGCTTGTTTTTATGGTTATGTGCATGATGATTAGTTAACATGGTTCTTTCTATTTGCTAGTTGCTAGGTGCCAATCAGACTCAGATGAAGGTACTACTACTGAAGACGCAAGCGACATTGGCATTGTTGGTGATGATGTCCAAGACTTTGATGGGACTGGGACCTTTTCTTCTGCTCCGGGAATTGATACAATAAGTGTATTTCCAAAAAATATTGCAAAACGTAAGGATTGTGTTGTCTAGTTCACAAAATgtagttttaattttgttttctatatttgataatgatttgattttgtttgttcATATGAATATGATGCAGTGGTAAAAGCTGGAGAAGAGACAGAACTGCTCGTTGGTGTAAAAAATGATGGTAAGTCAATCAGATTGGATAGTATCCAGCATTGTATTTTCAAGCTTTCaagtttctttaattttttgttgtcaaTCTGTCATTGTCTAGTATTCATATTTCACGCCTTTCTTTGTGTTACGTTCTTTTTGTGAttctattaaattatttttgtactgGTGTTTGAGGTGTGTGGAAGCCAAGAGTAAAAAACAGAGGCTCTTTCATTTGTAGTCcagctgatttttttttttaattttgtggaCTGAAAACAGGGGAATCCAGCTTGAACGTGGTTGCAATCAAGGCTAGTATTCACCTTCCTGTCGATCATCGGCTGCTTGTTCAAAATCTTACCGCTCAGGTATTAATTGGTTACTAAACACCCTAGTTACACTTGGTTATTTATTAGTGTAAAAAATGATTATTCTGCTCatgttattttaaatgattataTTTATGCTTGTTACCTTGTAATCAATCTTGTTTATTGTCAAAATTGATGAAAGCTATTTATACAAAACGGGAATTTCAAATCCTTCTGAAAAGAGTTTTGGTAGTAAAGTTTAGAATTTGAAGTATTTACTGTTTCCTTCAAAGACTAGGTTGTGTGATGTTGTGTCAGTACCACCTATCCTGATTCAGTAAATGACATTACACAAATAATATAACTGCAAGCTTTTTTCAATTGCAGGTTTTCAACAATGGTTCTGTACCAGCCTCAGCACAAGCTACTTTCCCATATATATTTGCAGTCAGCAAGTTCTTGCAGGTATGCCGTTACTTTGAAGGCAACTACTTTTAGtttttgaatgaatgaaaacaTAAGAGAGCACTTCTATACTCATGATCTCATAACGTGTAATGATATTTATGAATGCAGCCTGGTAGTTTTGATCTTGTTGGTACTATTATATACGAAATAGACGAGCATCCATACCAAAGCACCTTCTTTAACGGCACTGTTGAAGTTGTTGAATCTGTTGGTTTTCTTAGCATCGAATCTGTTTTTCTTGTTACTCTTGGAATTGCCCTCCTTGTCCTCCTAGGGCTATGGATTCATGGTCAAGTTCAAAACCTATCTAAGGTACTAATGTCTATATTTTTCTAGATAATGCGCTATTATTGAACCATCTTCACATTTAGAGTTTGCTAATTTTACTCACAGGTCATAATGgtttgtttcatattttcaaatatttgtataggaaacaatgaaaacaataGTTGTACAGTagtttctgtaaaaaaaaaatataataatagttttcAATATTTTCAGTACAAACATTTGGAAACATGATGAAAATAGCAAACGTTTTCCGATACCAAAAGGCCCTAAACTTCTCACCTTTAATTTGGTCCTGGTTATTGATCCAGCTTTGTGCTTACTTCACATGTTTGAAGTAACTACTACGACATACAGTTACTGAtgcttaccaaaaaaaaaataaaaaatacagttACTGATCCAATCTTACacatttataatataattgaccagatttttaattttaaagaaaaCCTTTGGCTTTAATATTTCCTTCATCTTTTTTATATTCTCGTGTTTGCTCATGAATATTTGGTCAGAAAACAAAGAGGGCTCCAAAAGTTGAAGTTGGAACTAGGTCTACAGATGCTTCAACAGACGAATGGTTACAGGTCTGTTCTTATGCTGCTGTATACTACTTCTTTACTTGTTTGATACCATGTTGTccatttttcaatatttaaacCTGTAACATAAACTAGCATCTGAAATGAAATCTCTTTCTTTGCCTTGTATTTTGTCGCGCACAGGGAACTGCATACACTCAGTCTCTTTCCAGCAAatcaaagaagaagaagtagataaataataattgttctCAAGTTCTTCAGCCATACATGACTAGAGATGTAACACTGTGTTTAATAGTTTGAGAGAGCGCAATGAATTCTGGCTGTATCATCGATGACCTGTCTTTTCTGTTGTAGCTTTAAAGAATTTTTACTTTTTCCCCCTTCCAATGAGGTTGAGCTTTTTCTAAGAAAAAACTAACAGGAATCTAAGTTAGGAAGGATAGAACTTCTGAGAAGTGGCACAATTTTTGTTAGCTAATGTTCATTTTACTATCTACATTGTTTTGTTTCTGTTTATCGTGAGTCAGTTTGGAATATCAGTTGCTAGCGGCGAAGAGTTTTGTCATTCtctggttttatatttattgcgACCGACCCTAATTAATGGAAGTTGTTGATTCGAGGCTGATAAACCAAAGGGGTCAAATTCCAAAAGGAAAGTAACTACAAGGACACCAGATGGAGAGTAGGAGCTCACATAATaatatcataaaaaacaaaatctagTTTAATTGAACAAGAAGATTATCGTAGATAGCTAATCAGTCTGGAGTCTTGATATCTATATAATGAGGAGGGATCAATAACAGTAACTCTTTTGAGTTATTCCAAACCTAAACccttaattttaatattagttAATGGTCATGATTAATACTAATAAGTCTTATGGTGTTAATCAATCGACATTGCAACTTTTACTCCTTCCATTGATAAAGGGGAAAGGATCCTCTTCAGTCCAGTGGATTTTTCCactggattctctcaagtgttaATCCAAACCATCAAAAGTCATCTCTCTCTTcaacttttttctctttttatttttatggatgGTTGTGATTTTACTGGATGGTGATGTCACTGCAGACAATCCATTCCCGTCACAttagctttaaaaaaaattatccaacAAAGAGCAACATTTATGCACTGTCTCTTCATTCTAAATCCTATGTCTCATTTCTTCAATTCTCCAATATTTGTTTATGACATCTCTTTCTTCACTATTTTGATGATAAAACCAAACCGCATAAAACAAGttcatttttaattcaaaaacaaGAGACATTTTTTACAAATGAATGTTCATCAAAGAAGaaagatattttctctttaggccccccacgtttcttttataccccccttaCTTACGTTTTTGCCCCTGCACGGTGTTTCGGGTTATATGaatcaaactttaaaaaaattcggttaatagaAATCGTTCGCTTTTTTCTCCGAGCTTTGTTAACCGAAGTTAACTGATATAGAAACAGAAGCTTAACTTCTGATTTCAGATACGTTTTTTCTCCTAAACACATCCAACACTACTCCTTCATCCTCTTGTGTGCGATTTTGTGGAAAACTTCAACATCCTACCTCAAACCATTCTTAATCAAGTAAGTTCCATACATTTACATGCACTCTTTTCTCATTCCATGTTTTTCTTATCACATGCACTCTTTTCTACGTTTTTTTTCCCTCCCTGAGTAATTTTCTATCTCAAAATTCTATGTTTGAATTGTTGAATTAATGGTTAGTTGTTAGTTTAGTTAGATGGTAACATGAATGCATGTGATATTAGGTTCAATTTGTGTATGTCATTAGTTGGTATTATGGTGTACACtaagtgtttgacaaaatgtGTAAGTAAAATTCAATATGCTTCCATATGAATAATGTTTCCCATAGGTGTTAGGATTAAATGTTGATTGAATGTTGATTGAATTATAGTTTGAATTTATCATAGTTTATAAGATTGTATTGATTGTGAAGATATTTTTCCATGTTAGGATAAATATGGAAGAAAATATTGGGAGAGGTAGACATGGAAAGACAAGCAATGCAAATGCTTCCGCTCGTAGAGAGCTTGCTGCAAATCGCCCTGCCAAACGAGGTCGTAGTAAGCAGCAAGGACCAACTCCGGCACGAGGAACACATGATGCTGAGGCGGGTGGTTCGCGTACGCGTACACGGTCACGTTTAAGCCAAGCACAAAATGCTGAGGATGATTTTGACGCGGATCAATTTCTAAATCAGGATGTCGAGTATGGCGAACCTGAAGAACCGCAACAGCCACCACGACAGACACCGCAACAGCCACCACGACAACCACGACGAGATGCAGCAAATGAGGGTTACAGAGGAGGACCAAGTGATATGTCCTTATTAACACAATACAGAAATCATAGGGCGGTTCCGATATTGGATGAAGCACCAGATGATCACGA
This portion of the Trifolium pratense cultivar HEN17-A07 linkage group LG3, ARS_RC_1.1, whole genome shotgun sequence genome encodes:
- the LOC123913693 gene encoding translocon-associated protein subunit alpha-like produces the protein MASSFNTFFIFSLAFFLIASPFIQVARCQSDSDEGTTTEDASDIGIVGDDVQDFDGTGTFSSAPGIDTISVFPKNIAKLVKAGEETELLVGVKNDGESSLNVVAIKASIHLPVDHRLLVQNLTAQVFNNGSVPASAQATFPYIFAVSKFLQPGSFDLVGTIIYEIDEHPYQSTFFNGTVEVVESVGFLSIESVFLVTLGIALLVLLGLWIHGQVQNLSKKTKRAPKVEVGTRSTDASTDEWLQGTAYTQSLSSKSKKKK